Proteins from a genomic interval of Candidatus Nomurabacteria bacterium:
- a CDS encoding DUF4391 domain-containing protein, protein MNLPPNTTVNRFIPKEKFYTKTSVSSQLRQRFTDEIEKIRWTNKISPDTLNITSGEYSELQVFEIILKSSEISRSLLKHIDTFIPYPILYVLKKSNLQKAVISFKEQGIKNENQMKVDTYFETQWLEELKLQLKGRSVDEIYKNFLFQIAPQLNKLSRNDAKSAVQINKEKDKIQKQIDLISKKLISEPSIAKKQELARQRHALERLLI, encoded by the coding sequence ATGAATTTACCTCCAAACACCACAGTGAACAGATTTATTCCTAAGGAAAAATTCTACACAAAAACCAGTGTAAGTAGCCAGCTGCGTCAACGATTCACTGACGAGATTGAAAAGATTCGTTGGACAAACAAAATCTCACCCGACACGCTTAATATAACGAGCGGTGAATACAGCGAGCTTCAGGTATTCGAAATTATTCTAAAGTCATCTGAGATAAGCAGAAGTCTACTGAAGCACATCGATACATTCATTCCATACCCCATCTTGTATGTTCTTAAGAAATCCAATCTACAAAAAGCCGTCATCTCCTTCAAGGAGCAAGGAATAAAAAACGAAAATCAGATGAAAGTTGATACGTACTTTGAAACCCAGTGGTTAGAAGAATTAAAGCTCCAGCTCAAAGGCCGATCGGTCGACGAGATATACAAGAATTTCCTTTTTCAGATAGCGCCACAACTAAATAAGCTAAGCCGAAACGATGCAAAGTCAGCGGTCCAAATAAACAAAGAAAAAGATAAGATCCAGAAACAGATCGATCTGATTAGCAAAAAACTCATTAGCGAACCTTCGATAGCAAAGAAGCAAGAACTTGCCCGCCAACGTCACGCACTTGAACGTTTACTGATCTAG
- a CDS encoding DEAD/DEAH box helicase family protein encodes MSSDNSPVFFDNVTNRVIDDLKMTIRKGSKVDIAAASFSMYAYQLLKKELEQIDELNFLFTGEVFTNENAPRESREFYIPRLNAERSLYGTDFEIKLRNELNQQAIAKECAEWIRSKVKFKSNISGEHMAPFMAVRLDGDEAAFVPFNNFTTADLGADRGNSAYSVTTKIHAPASRQFIETFESVWNEAGKLADVTDSVLDNITAAYKENSPELIYFTALYNIFNEFLEDLNADFLPNEATGFKNSQIWNKLYGFQRDAVIGCISKLEKHNGCILADSVGLGKTFSALGVIKYYESRNKSVLVLCPKRLSDNWNTFKGNYKNNPLVEDRLRYDVLYHTDLNREQGESNGIDLFKLNWENYDLVVIDESHNFRNGESSTHRNEDEIYENRYQKLLNKVIKQGVKTKVLMLSATPVNTRFTDLRNQLMLAAEGDSTAFDSSINAENPVDKIFRDADAAFKAWATLSPDERTTAKLLEMLRFDFFELLDSVTIARSRKHIEKYYSDASLGKFPERLKPISHRPDLTDIAGVDFNEIFRRIDSLNMDIYTPLKYVHPSRIDKYVDTTSAKGKSWANRETGRNILMVTNLLKRIESSIYAFRLTATHIWELIDSTIDNIDRYEHGIKQDLEIEQADTSDLDAEDADGEWSVGKKFKVSLEDMDYVSWREKLEQDKTILDELLGMIAPVVDEHDLKLQKLIEVIQEKIQNPINPENKKIVIFTAFADTASYLYSELAERLKQSYGINSAVVTGTKNPTTTVSGVHADFNTILTLFSPLSKNRDALFANNPGDIDILIGTDCISEGQNLQDCDYLINYDIHWNPVRIIQRFGRIDRIGSINERIQLTNFWPNISLDEYINLKGRVEGRMKLVNLTATGSDNPIDQSDNAELEYRKNQLEKIQSEVVDIEDMNSGVSIMDLGLNEFHLDLQELLKKYGDADRTPFGIHAIARASEDTPKGAIFVLKNINHGINIDKQNRLHPFYLVYISEDGEVAINHLQPKDLLDKLRLLGKGADEPDRDLVAQFNAATNDGTDMSNYTTLLTTAIQSMVTVKEEADTDSLFSAGGTTALTGDISGLDDFELINFLVIK; translated from the coding sequence ATGAGCTCAGATAATTCACCAGTTTTTTTCGATAATGTAACCAACAGGGTTATTGATGATTTAAAAATGACCATTAGAAAAGGCAGCAAAGTTGACATAGCGGCAGCTAGTTTCTCCATGTATGCCTACCAACTCCTTAAGAAGGAGCTTGAGCAGATTGATGAACTTAACTTTCTCTTCACGGGGGAAGTATTTACGAACGAAAATGCACCCCGTGAATCTCGCGAGTTTTATATCCCTAGGCTAAACGCTGAGCGCTCACTGTACGGAACGGACTTTGAGATTAAGTTACGTAATGAACTCAATCAGCAAGCGATAGCCAAAGAGTGCGCTGAGTGGATTCGCAGTAAAGTAAAATTTAAGTCAAATATATCTGGTGAGCACATGGCACCATTTATGGCCGTTCGCTTGGATGGTGACGAAGCAGCATTTGTACCGTTTAATAACTTCACAACGGCTGATCTTGGCGCTGATCGTGGTAACAGCGCATACTCCGTCACTACAAAAATTCACGCTCCTGCGTCTCGCCAATTTATCGAAACATTCGAGTCTGTGTGGAATGAAGCAGGAAAGCTGGCCGATGTGACAGATTCAGTTCTTGACAACATCACCGCGGCGTACAAGGAAAATTCTCCCGAGCTCATCTACTTCACCGCTCTTTACAATATATTCAACGAATTTCTCGAAGATTTGAACGCCGATTTTCTTCCTAATGAAGCGACAGGTTTTAAGAACTCACAAATCTGGAACAAGCTATATGGCTTTCAGCGTGACGCTGTAATTGGATGCATTTCAAAACTTGAAAAACATAATGGCTGCATTCTTGCTGACTCTGTTGGTCTTGGTAAGACATTCTCTGCACTGGGCGTCATTAAATACTACGAATCACGCAACAAAAGCGTCTTAGTCCTCTGTCCCAAACGACTTAGTGATAACTGGAATACATTTAAAGGCAACTATAAGAACAATCCACTTGTAGAAGACCGTTTACGATACGACGTGCTATACCATACCGATCTAAACCGTGAACAAGGTGAAAGCAACGGAATCGATTTATTTAAGTTGAATTGGGAAAACTACGATCTTGTCGTGATAGATGAATCACACAACTTCCGTAACGGTGAGTCTTCGACGCACCGAAATGAAGATGAAATATACGAGAATCGTTACCAAAAGTTGCTTAACAAAGTAATCAAGCAGGGTGTAAAAACAAAGGTATTGATGCTCTCAGCAACCCCCGTCAACACTAGATTCACAGACCTTAGGAATCAGCTCATGCTCGCGGCAGAGGGAGATAGCACAGCCTTCGATAGCAGCATAAATGCAGAAAATCCTGTAGATAAAATATTTCGTGATGCGGACGCAGCGTTTAAAGCCTGGGCAACACTCAGTCCTGATGAAAGGACAACTGCGAAACTGCTTGAAATGCTTCGTTTCGACTTCTTTGAACTGCTAGATAGCGTGACAATTGCTCGTTCACGGAAGCATATTGAAAAATACTATTCTGATGCAAGTCTTGGAAAGTTCCCGGAGCGATTAAAACCCATCAGTCATCGACCAGACCTTACCGATATTGCAGGCGTGGATTTCAATGAGATTTTCCGCCGGATTGACTCCCTCAATATGGATATCTACACCCCACTAAAGTATGTACACCCTTCACGTATCGATAAGTATGTTGATACCACTTCGGCTAAGGGAAAAAGTTGGGCAAACCGTGAGACGGGACGTAACATTCTCATGGTTACCAATCTACTCAAGCGTATCGAAAGTAGTATTTACGCCTTCAGGCTTACCGCTACACACATATGGGAGCTTATTGACTCAACCATTGATAACATTGATCGGTATGAGCACGGCATCAAACAAGATTTAGAGATCGAGCAGGCTGATACAAGTGACCTCGATGCTGAAGATGCGGACGGTGAATGGTCTGTAGGTAAAAAATTCAAAGTCTCGTTAGAGGATATGGATTATGTTAGTTGGCGTGAAAAACTAGAACAAGACAAGACCATTCTTGATGAACTTCTTGGCATGATTGCTCCTGTAGTTGATGAACACGATCTTAAGCTCCAAAAACTCATCGAAGTTATACAAGAAAAGATTCAAAACCCTATCAACCCAGAAAATAAGAAAATAGTTATCTTTACGGCCTTTGCCGACACTGCAAGCTACCTGTATTCAGAACTCGCTGAGCGCCTAAAGCAAAGCTACGGTATAAACAGTGCTGTTGTAACGGGTACGAAGAACCCAACCACTACTGTTTCGGGTGTACATGCAGACTTCAACACAATTCTTACTCTTTTCTCTCCGCTGTCAAAGAATCGCGATGCACTTTTTGCGAATAACCCTGGTGATATCGATATTCTTATTGGAACTGACTGTATATCTGAGGGTCAAAACCTCCAAGACTGCGACTATCTAATTAACTACGATATTCACTGGAATCCGGTCCGAATTATTCAGAGATTCGGTCGTATTGACCGTATCGGATCAATTAACGAGAGGATTCAACTCACAAACTTTTGGCCAAATATCTCACTAGACGAGTACATAAATCTTAAAGGTCGAGTTGAAGGCCGCATGAAGCTCGTTAACTTAACTGCAACCGGTAGTGATAACCCAATCGATCAATCAGACAACGCCGAACTTGAGTACCGAAAGAATCAACTTGAAAAAATCCAAAGTGAAGTAGTAGACATCGAAGACATGAATAGCGGTGTTTCCATCATGGACCTCGGACTCAATGAGTTCCACCTAGATCTACAAGAACTGTTAAAGAAGTATGGTGATGCTGACCGTACTCCGTTTGGTATTCATGCCATCGCAAGGGCCAGTGAAGACACTCCCAAAGGAGCAATTTTTGTTCTAAAAAATATCAATCATGGCATTAATATCGACAAGCAAAATCGCCTGCATCCGTTTTACCTCGTTTACATCAGCGAGGATGGCGAGGTGGCTATCAACCACCTTCAACCGAAAGACCTACTCGACAAACTCCGCCTCCTGGGTAAGGGTGCAGATGAACCAGATCGTGACCTGGTGGCGCAATTCAACGCAGCTACAAATGATGGAACCGATATGAGCAACTATACAACACTACTCACCACCGCTATCCAATCCATGGTTACCGTAAAGGAAGAGGCCGATACCGACAGCCTATTCAGCGCAGGTGGCACTACTGCCCTGACGGGTGATATATCAGGACTTGATGACTTCGAGCTAATTAATTTCCTAGTGATAAAATAA
- a CDS encoding DNA modification methylase codes for MKASEHKPNIVMVKASALKPSVYNPRRWNEQAVAGLTESIKRFGLVDPLLVNGAKERKNIIIGGHFRYKIARDLGYKEVPVVYLDIPDETTEKELNIRLNKNQGDWDYELLAEFDESLLADVGFSSEELDDIFEIDLEESETFDLEKELKKLDIKKITVQKGDVYQLGKSRFMCGDSTVEADFDKLMNGQLADMCLTDQPYRLSYMKGGIRQGKPVEGFGAKRNRKYLETDELPEDFVKLWMANVAKHAKTDFSIIAYEAWHNMREMWDCMAEHWTIRNMLIWHVPTRHQGFAAKYKFFSKYDIAMVGSSGTVKYNHQSEPEGLQEEYESALYATSGKPHWEGYKGGKKIQPTDFVSFPANDEKSSGQGVIFGTKPLEILIPYIKVLTKRGDLIVEPFAGSASTLIAATMLKRRCYIMEKSPTYMEIGLRRWEKLTGQKRVKL; via the coding sequence ATGAAAGCTTCAGAACACAAACCTAACATAGTGATGGTTAAAGCCAGTGCGCTCAAACCATCAGTCTACAATCCTCGTCGCTGGAACGAGCAAGCAGTAGCAGGTCTAACCGAAAGCATTAAACGCTTTGGTTTAGTCGATCCTCTGCTAGTTAATGGCGCTAAGGAGCGTAAGAATATCATCATAGGGGGTCATTTCAGATATAAAATTGCGCGCGATCTCGGCTACAAGGAGGTGCCAGTAGTATATCTCGATATACCCGACGAGACAACAGAGAAGGAGCTCAACATTAGGTTAAACAAAAACCAGGGTGACTGGGACTACGAGCTGCTAGCAGAGTTTGACGAGTCACTACTGGCGGACGTGGGATTCAGCTCGGAAGAACTCGATGATATTTTCGAGATAGACCTAGAAGAGTCTGAGACTTTTGATCTTGAAAAAGAGCTGAAGAAGCTGGATATCAAGAAGATTACGGTTCAAAAAGGTGATGTGTATCAGCTGGGAAAATCGAGGTTCATGTGTGGTGATTCAACCGTTGAAGCAGACTTTGACAAGCTCATGAATGGTCAGCTTGCAGATATGTGTTTAACAGATCAGCCATATCGCCTGAGCTATATGAAGGGTGGCATTCGTCAAGGCAAGCCAGTGGAAGGTTTTGGTGCTAAGCGAAACCGTAAGTACCTTGAGACTGACGAGCTGCCAGAAGACTTTGTAAAGCTGTGGATGGCAAATGTAGCCAAGCACGCAAAAACAGACTTTTCCATCATAGCCTACGAAGCATGGCATAACATGAGGGAGATGTGGGACTGCATGGCAGAGCATTGGACTATCCGCAATATGCTCATATGGCATGTACCGACGAGGCACCAAGGCTTTGCCGCCAAGTACAAATTCTTCAGTAAGTATGATATTGCAATGGTTGGAAGTAGCGGAACAGTCAAATACAACCATCAGAGCGAACCTGAAGGGCTACAAGAGGAGTATGAGTCGGCACTGTACGCTACAAGCGGAAAACCACACTGGGAGGGATACAAGGGAGGCAAGAAAATTCAGCCAACTGACTTTGTATCGTTTCCAGCCAATGACGAGAAGAGTTCAGGACAAGGCGTAATCTTTGGTACTAAGCCACTAGAGATACTCATTCCATACATTAAGGTGCTCACTAAACGGGGTGATTTAATAGTTGAGCCCTTTGCGGGTAGCGCATCTACGTTAATTGCGGCCACCATGTTGAAGCGGCGATGTTACATCATGGAAAAAAGCCCGACATATATGGAGATTGGCCTAAGGCGCTGGGAGAAATTGACCGGCCAAAAAAGGGTGAAGTTATGA
- the terL gene encoding phage terminase large subunit: MSKNNNELQQKLFTNQQLRAEVTRKSHEWFFATYFAGHIKYANAPLHKDLFRISEDQDLELAVIMAFRGSAKSTIMSLSYPIWAILGVQQKKFVLIASQTQYQARVHLLNIKRELENNKLLENDLGPFMEQREEWGSTSLFIPRFNARITAISAEQSVRGIRHGAHRPDLIIADDVEDTQSVKSPEGRNKTYDWYTSEIIPAGDPDTKRIVVGNLLHEDSLLMRLKERIEHGDIDGQFIEYPIAKDGVSFWPGKYPDAASLEKQRRSVANRIAWEREYMLNLVPDDEQIISRDMIHYYSTLPDALRGESTRIVLGVDLAISESDKADFTAIISIDVRGRGDNMRMYIKPFPVNKRMSFNSTVEMLKDLDSFYYQPKIYIEQTAYQAAVVQVLKADGLDVQGVTPKADKRSRLSMIADKIERGVILFPEKGADILIDQLVGFGIEKHDDLVDALTIAVLEHVRNTSKGGTFSVGSRSELFGTAQPRRGTRAYWDARLDDWEEATNGRWD; the protein is encoded by the coding sequence ATGAGCAAGAATAATAACGAACTGCAGCAAAAACTGTTTACGAATCAGCAGCTAAGAGCTGAGGTAACCCGCAAAAGCCATGAATGGTTCTTTGCGACCTACTTTGCCGGGCACATTAAGTATGCCAATGCACCGCTCCATAAAGATCTATTTCGGATCAGTGAAGACCAAGACCTTGAGCTAGCAGTCATTATGGCCTTTAGAGGTTCTGCTAAATCGACAATCATGAGCTTGTCGTATCCGATCTGGGCGATCCTTGGCGTACAGCAAAAGAAGTTTGTGCTGATAGCCAGCCAAACACAGTATCAAGCACGGGTGCACCTTTTGAATATTAAACGCGAACTTGAAAATAATAAGTTGCTTGAAAACGACCTTGGTCCGTTTATGGAGCAGCGTGAAGAGTGGGGCTCGACCTCACTCTTCATACCAAGATTTAACGCCAGGATTACGGCAATATCTGCAGAACAAAGTGTTCGCGGTATCCGTCACGGAGCGCATCGACCAGACCTGATCATAGCCGATGACGTTGAAGATACTCAATCGGTAAAGAGCCCGGAAGGTCGCAACAAAACCTATGATTGGTATACGAGCGAAATAATCCCAGCTGGTGATCCTGACACAAAGCGAATTGTGGTTGGCAACCTGCTCCATGAGGACTCCCTACTGATGCGGCTCAAAGAGCGAATCGAGCATGGAGATATCGATGGCCAGTTTATTGAATACCCGATCGCAAAAGATGGCGTATCCTTTTGGCCCGGCAAGTATCCTGATGCGGCTTCGCTAGAGAAGCAACGTCGCTCCGTTGCTAACCGTATTGCTTGGGAGCGTGAATACATGTTGAATTTAGTTCCCGATGACGAGCAAATCATATCTCGTGACATGATCCACTATTACTCAACACTGCCCGATGCACTCCGAGGAGAGTCGACCAGAATTGTTCTGGGAGTAGACCTTGCCATATCTGAAAGCGATAAAGCTGATTTCACCGCGATCATTTCTATTGATGTGAGAGGCCGTGGCGACAACATGCGAATGTACATTAAACCCTTCCCGGTCAACAAAAGGATGTCATTCAACTCAACGGTTGAAATGCTCAAAGACCTAGACTCCTTCTATTACCAACCGAAGATCTACATTGAGCAGACAGCTTACCAAGCTGCGGTTGTACAGGTGCTCAAAGCCGATGGGCTTGATGTGCAGGGCGTAACACCGAAAGCAGATAAACGCTCTCGGCTGAGTATGATCGCCGATAAGATCGAGCGTGGCGTAATTCTGTTCCCTGAAAAAGGTGCAGACATCCTGATAGACCAGCTAGTAGGATTTGGAATTGAAAAGCATGATGACTTAGTGGACGCCTTAACCATTGCGGTTCTCGAGCATGTGCGAAATACATCGAAGGGTGGAACGTTTTCCGTAGGGAGCCGAAGCGAGCTATTCGGGACAGCTCAACCTCGTCGTGGCACAAGAGCGTACTGGGATGCACGACTTGATGATTGGGAGGAAGCGACCAATGGAAGATGGGACTAG